A region of Maridesulfovibrio sp. DNA encodes the following proteins:
- a CDS encoding RnfABCDGE type electron transport complex subunit D, whose product MTPPVIKAMSDIAVRLTVSPAPHWRSKRTVEKMMQYHLLALVPALLMAFNMFGLPALATVGLAGAVAVITEAVCLRMQERDVNVDNFSALYEGIIFAFLLPAGAAWWMVACGAAITIVLGRTVFGGFGCNPICAPLIGWAFCRLSWPAAMDIDANLAHFMINAPLDQLKHFGLDTLEQFNYTDLFLGRQLGGLGASQIIAVLAGGIFLVATKWVRVFIPVSFLVGVAATATIFWVIDPEVYANPLFHLLTGSVMFGAFFLAPDVSSSPVGIIPQVLFGLIAGAMVIIIRVYGIYPDGVPFAIMVANLLTPLLDRVRPKPFGGK is encoded by the coding sequence ATGACTCCTCCAGTAATTAAAGCAATGTCCGACATTGCGGTAAGACTCACGGTTTCGCCTGCCCCGCACTGGCGCAGTAAGCGCACCGTGGAGAAGATGATGCAGTATCATCTTCTGGCTCTGGTTCCCGCACTGCTCATGGCGTTCAATATGTTCGGCCTGCCCGCTCTCGCGACTGTAGGGCTTGCCGGTGCAGTTGCCGTCATCACCGAGGCAGTTTGTCTCAGGATGCAGGAACGGGATGTGAATGTAGATAACTTTTCTGCTCTTTACGAAGGCATAATCTTCGCTTTTCTGCTCCCTGCGGGCGCAGCATGGTGGATGGTAGCCTGCGGTGCAGCAATCACTATTGTTCTGGGCCGCACTGTTTTCGGCGGCTTTGGCTGCAATCCCATCTGCGCGCCTCTGATCGGCTGGGCTTTCTGTCGTCTTTCCTGGCCTGCTGCCATGGATATTGATGCCAATCTGGCCCACTTTATGATCAACGCTCCTCTGGACCAGCTCAAGCATTTCGGTCTCGATACCCTTGAGCAGTTCAACTATACAGACCTCTTCCTCGGCAGGCAGCTTGGCGGACTGGGGGCATCCCAGATTATCGCAGTGCTGGCCGGAGGTATTTTCCTCGTAGCCACTAAGTGGGTACGAGTGTTCATCCCAGTATCCTTTCTCGTGGGTGTAGCTGCTACGGCGACCATCTTCTGGGTGATCGACCCCGAAGTATACGCCAACCCGCTTTTCCATTTGCTGACCGGATCAGTGATGTTCGGAGCCTTCTTCCTCGCACCTGATGTGTCTTCCAGCCCGGTGGGCATTATCCCGCAGGTCCTTTTTGGACTGATTGCCGGAGCTATGGTGATCATCATCCGTGTATACGGCATCTACCCCGACGGCGTGCCTTTTGCCATCATGGTGGCAAACCTGCTTACCCCCCTGCTGGACCGTGTGCGTCCCAAACCTTTCGGAGGCAAGTAA
- a CDS encoding electron transport complex subunit E has product MSRLVKEFAKGLWAELPPFRVLLGLCPTLAVTSTAENGLGMGMAVVFVLTMSNLIISCLRKIIPAKVRIACFIVIAASLVVAVELLMQAYTYPLYQKLGIFVPLIVVNCLILGRAEAFASKNGVILSIADALGMGLGFTLSLTFLGAVREILGNGTVFGVPVMWESFNPAAVMVMAPGAFVGLGVILAGMNAFNRYQSRKRGETPPDVMNSSCAHCGACGKIENLKDK; this is encoded by the coding sequence ATGAGCCGTTTAGTAAAAGAATTTGCAAAAGGACTCTGGGCCGAACTCCCCCCTTTCAGGGTGCTTCTCGGTCTGTGTCCGACACTGGCTGTTACCTCTACCGCTGAAAACGGTCTGGGGATGGGGATGGCGGTTGTCTTTGTACTGACCATGTCCAACCTGATCATTTCCTGTCTCAGGAAAATTATCCCGGCAAAAGTACGTATTGCCTGCTTTATTGTTATCGCAGCTTCTCTTGTTGTCGCTGTTGAATTGCTCATGCAGGCCTATACTTATCCGCTTTACCAGAAGCTGGGTATTTTTGTTCCTCTTATTGTTGTTAACTGCCTTATTCTTGGCCGTGCAGAAGCATTTGCTTCCAAGAACGGGGTGATACTTTCCATTGCCGATGCACTGGGGATGGGGCTGGGTTTTACCCTTTCTCTTACCTTTCTGGGGGCTGTCCGTGAAATACTCGGCAATGGCACGGTGTTCGGTGTTCCGGTTATGTGGGAATCCTTTAATCCCGCAGCAGTCATGGTCATGGCTCCCGGTGCTTTCGTCGGCCTTGGTGTAATCCTCGCCGGTATGAATGCATTCAACAGGTATCAGAGCCGCAAACGTGGCGAGACCCCGCCGGATGTTATGAATTCCTCCTGTGCCCATTGCGGTGCCTGCGGCAAAATCGAAAACCTCAAGGATAAATAG
- the rnfG gene encoding RnfABCDGE type electron transport complex subunit G: MREILHMLVVLSIICATSGAVLVNLKQATKSQIEQQVLTYVQGPALLSVLENRDNDPIKERVKINDVTVFPAKKDGKLVGIAIEAFAPGYSGDIGVMVGFDVDKDELLGIGITTQTETPGLGTKVTKPSFTDRFKKHGLDSMQLSQKGGDIDSIAGATYSSTGTVDAVRKAIEVYQTIKPEITNIWKNS, translated from the coding sequence ATGCGCGAAATACTCCATATGCTCGTGGTCCTTTCCATCATCTGTGCCACCTCCGGTGCGGTGCTGGTTAACCTGAAGCAGGCCACCAAATCCCAGATCGAACAGCAGGTCCTGACCTACGTACAAGGCCCAGCGCTGTTATCAGTACTTGAAAATCGCGACAACGATCCCATCAAGGAACGTGTTAAAATAAATGATGTGACCGTCTTCCCTGCCAAGAAGGACGGCAAGCTGGTCGGCATCGCCATCGAAGCCTTTGCTCCCGGTTATTCCGGCGATATCGGTGTCATGGTCGGTTTTGATGTTGATAAGGACGAACTGCTCGGCATCGGCATCACCACCCAGACTGAAACTCCCGGTCTCGGTACCAAGGTGACGAAACCTTCTTTTACCGACAGGTTTAAAAAGCACGGGCTTGATTCCATGCAGCTATCCCAGAAGGGTGGGGACATCGACTCCATTGCCGGGGCTACCTACTCCTCTACGGGTACTGTGGACGCCGTGCGCAAGGCCATTGAGGTCTACCAGACCATCAAGCCTGAGATCACCAACATCTGGAAGAACTCCTAG
- a CDS encoding diguanylate cyclase, with the protein MYYFSDAFEAIFANNNLCRKFIEASPDAIVITDIEGNVLAGNSRAAQLFGYVEKSFFPPNVNDCYKSSEDRKRIIDMLANDGLVQDFQTVVLDRAGKPISISLSASVMSVGEHDIHISILRDISERKKNEIALRDGEKNARLNETRFEALYSLAGMGEAPLKELYDSALEAAVKITGSEIGYIYFISDDESELSIYAWSHNVMPQCSVEYVPGSYHVSATGLWGDAVRQRRPIIVNDYENCEDKKGLPQGHVSIRRHMNVPLFDNGKIVILIGVGNKEEEYDEEDVRQLSLLADGMLNIVRRKEADAALRHAYSEMEEKVEKRTEELSSALADLRLVNKEMANEVDQRRVAEKKLRLFKRLVELSPDMVALVNSKYTYVMVNDSYVRLFDKPKDFFIGKSIFDVAGKEVFHVHSRTLIDSVLAGSTGRFESWVELPRLGKRFFSVVYHPVESTVDGERLVSITAHDISVQREMLEEVKRLASTDHLTGTNNRRSFMKRAEIEFDRLERYGGELYLMMLDIDHFKNINDTYGHNVGDVVLKEFVSCCISTLRTSDVFSRVGGEEFAALLIHGSVKDAQMVAERLRKSVENMEVRAGQHVVKLTVSIGLAVVSKKSNVETILKRADKCLYQAKAEGRNRVVSYCTESE; encoded by the coding sequence TTGTATTATTTTAGTGATGCGTTCGAGGCTATATTTGCCAATAATAATCTGTGCAGAAAATTCATTGAAGCTTCCCCCGATGCTATTGTCATAACCGATATTGAGGGAAATGTCCTTGCCGGTAATTCTCGGGCTGCACAGTTGTTCGGGTATGTCGAGAAGAGTTTTTTCCCACCTAACGTAAACGATTGTTACAAGAGTTCTGAGGACCGGAAACGTATAATCGATATGCTTGCCAATGATGGGCTTGTGCAGGATTTCCAAACAGTTGTTTTGGACCGGGCCGGAAAGCCGATAAGCATCAGTCTCAGTGCTTCGGTGATGTCCGTGGGGGAGCACGATATTCATATTTCCATCCTCAGGGATATTTCGGAACGCAAGAAAAATGAGATTGCGTTGCGTGATGGTGAGAAGAATGCCCGCTTGAATGAAACCCGATTTGAAGCTCTTTATTCACTTGCCGGCATGGGCGAAGCTCCTTTGAAAGAACTTTACGATTCTGCTTTGGAAGCTGCGGTAAAAATTACCGGCAGTGAGATAGGGTACATATATTTTATCAGTGACGATGAGTCTGAACTCAGCATTTATGCATGGTCGCATAATGTCATGCCCCAGTGCTCGGTTGAATACGTTCCCGGTAGCTATCATGTATCCGCAACCGGACTTTGGGGTGATGCAGTCAGGCAGCGTCGGCCTATAATCGTAAATGATTATGAGAATTGTGAAGACAAGAAAGGACTTCCCCAGGGGCATGTCTCCATCAGGCGGCACATGAATGTTCCGCTTTTTGACAATGGGAAGATAGTCATACTTATAGGTGTCGGTAATAAAGAAGAAGAGTATGATGAAGAGGATGTGCGTCAGTTGAGTCTCCTTGCCGACGGTATGTTGAACATTGTCCGCCGCAAGGAAGCTGATGCGGCCCTGAGGCATGCTTACAGTGAAATGGAAGAGAAAGTGGAGAAACGGACAGAGGAATTAAGCAGTGCTCTGGCGGATCTCAGATTGGTAAACAAGGAAATGGCTAATGAGGTCGATCAGCGCAGAGTTGCAGAGAAAAAACTGCGCCTGTTCAAGAGGCTGGTTGAACTCAGCCCGGATATGGTCGCTCTTGTTAATTCAAAATATACTTATGTAATGGTCAATGACTCATACGTAAGACTGTTTGATAAACCCAAAGACTTTTTCATTGGTAAGTCCATATTCGATGTTGCCGGAAAGGAAGTCTTTCATGTCCACTCCAGGACATTGATCGATTCAGTTCTTGCCGGAAGTACTGGTCGTTTCGAATCATGGGTCGAGCTGCCCCGCCTGGGTAAGCGGTTTTTCTCCGTGGTATACCATCCTGTTGAATCGACGGTGGATGGAGAGCGACTGGTCAGTATAACCGCTCATGATATTAGCGTGCAGAGGGAAATGCTTGAGGAAGTGAAACGTCTGGCCAGTACAGACCACCTGACCGGAACGAACAACAGGCGTTCTTTTATGAAACGTGCTGAAATCGAGTTTGATCGTTTGGAGCGGTATGGCGGTGAACTCTATCTCATGATGCTTGATATTGATCATTTCAAAAACATTAATGACACTTATGGACACAATGTCGGTGATGTTGTGCTTAAGGAGTTTGTCTCCTGCTGTATTTCTACTTTGCGCACGTCAGATGTTTTTAGCCGTGTGGGCGGCGAAGAGTTTGCGGCTCTGCTCATACATGGAAGCGTTAAAGATGCTCAGATGGTAGCCGAGAGACTGCGTAAGTCGGTGGAGAACATGGAAGTAAGGGCCGGGCAGCATGTCGTAAAGTTAACCGTAAGCATCGGGCTTGCCGTGGTTTCTAAAAAATCAAATGTGGAGACAATTTTGAAGAGAGCTGACAAGTGTCTCTACCAGGCCAAGGCCGAAGGGCGAAATCGGGTTGTCTCTTATTGTACCGAATCTGAATAA
- a CDS encoding cytochrome c3 family protein: MKNRYIPITLIVAVLAVAAAAGFLFPPAVQENPARVVLDNSGGRVIFAHFAHANEYGYECSDCHHDDIGQETPIACGNCHPVAFDAKFRAEHQKNFPSEEACLRCHDDVPSGPLAEEDKPDTENIPLRAEAFHTQCMGCHESDGGPYGEDSCYDCHAR, encoded by the coding sequence TTGAAGAACAGATATATCCCAATAACTTTAATTGTTGCTGTTTTAGCCGTTGCGGCTGCAGCCGGTTTCCTTTTCCCGCCCGCTGTGCAGGAGAACCCGGCCCGTGTCGTGCTGGACAACAGCGGCGGCAGGGTTATCTTTGCCCATTTTGCCCATGCCAATGAGTATGGTTACGAATGCTCGGATTGTCACCATGACGACATCGGGCAGGAAACTCCCATTGCTTGTGGCAACTGCCACCCGGTTGCGTTTGACGCTAAGTTCAGGGCTGAACACCAGAAGAATTTTCCCAGTGAAGAAGCGTGTCTGCGCTGTCACGATGATGTTCCTTCCGGTCCCCTCGCAGAAGAGGACAAGCCTGATACTGAGAACATTCCCTTGCGGGCCGAAGCGTTCCACACCCAGTGTATGGGTTGCCACGAAAGTGACGGAGGCCCCTATGGTGAAGATTCCTGTTACGATTGCCATGCGAGGTAG
- a CDS encoding RnfABCDGE type electron transport complex subunit A, producing MEYFLLFISAIFINNIVLVQYLGACPFMGTSKSTDVALGMGGAVIFVIMMATAITWPLHQYVLIPNGIEYLQTIVFILVIASLVQFVEMFLKKVIPPLYKSLGLFLPLITTNCAVLGVAIMVQRNGYSFIKSVMYALASGIGFLIALVIISSIRERLDIAPVPHVFRGVPIALIMAGIMSLAFFAFKGMAA from the coding sequence ATGGAATACTTTCTGCTTTTTATCTCCGCCATTTTCATCAACAACATCGTACTGGTTCAGTACCTTGGCGCATGTCCCTTCATGGGAACCTCCAAGTCTACCGATGTTGCCCTTGGAATGGGTGGAGCGGTCATATTTGTAATTATGATGGCAACTGCCATCACTTGGCCCCTGCACCAGTACGTGCTTATCCCTAACGGCATCGAGTATCTGCAGACCATTGTTTTTATTCTGGTTATTGCTTCTCTGGTGCAGTTTGTCGAGATGTTCCTTAAAAAGGTCATCCCGCCCCTGTACAAGTCTCTGGGACTTTTCCTTCCGCTGATCACCACCAACTGTGCAGTACTCGGTGTGGCAATTATGGTTCAGCGCAACGGATATTCTTTCATCAAGTCCGTGATGTATGCACTTGCATCCGGTATCGGTTTCCTGATCGCTCTGGTCATTATTTCATCAATCCGTGAAAGACTGGACATTGCTCCGGTTCCCCATGTTTTCAGAGGCGTACCTATCGCACTGATTATGGCTGGAATCATGTCTCTGGCCTTTTTCGCCTTCAAGGGCATGGCTGCTTAA
- a CDS encoding methyl-accepting chemotaxis protein: protein MNFSIRNKIVLISVAITLVTAASIFMTVSYYVSEGFSKESIRNISTMKKVIDRHIDSMSKGFREKVELMARNIDIIEVIKQGDKTELRNKLRSLMAETESEFLTLTDANGIVLGRAHADSYGDSATSHGTVQNALRGRVTSGIIKGKEIPFSLRATAPIRENGQIIGTISLGTSLSDENFVDDIKRFSNLEVTVFNGDTREMTTIVKNNRRAVGTKMTNPAVTATVIDQGKTFLARNNILGIDYQTAYWPIKAMDGKNIGMWFIGMPIETMITAQHNVEISSLMVISVILPLIMLAAWLYARKMSRPIVEATGYATRVAEGDLDHVLEITTRDEVGVLADNLNAMVVTLKEKINEAQDQTRLAAEETEKAQQATHEAEEARKAAENARREGMHQAAGELEDVVAIISTASEELSAQIEQSATGSDMQSQRTAETATAMEQMNASVLEVARNSGEASSTAGEASETATDGAAVVKKMVEEIGTVQSYSETLEKEMEELGVSAEKIGQIIDVISDIADQTNLLALNAAIEAARAGEAGRGFAVVADEVRKLAEKTMIATNEVESAIGEIQRGTEQSIKQCSNTVHEIGTVSEMAKEAGDSLHGILSLNDTVSEQIQGIAAACEEQSATSEQINRAVDEINTISMETNSAMRQSAEAVSDLAMQAQQLKTIINQMKSA, encoded by the coding sequence ATGAATTTTTCGATCCGCAATAAAATTGTTCTAATATCCGTGGCTATAACTTTAGTGACTGCCGCATCGATCTTTATGACTGTCAGCTATTACGTGAGCGAAGGATTTTCCAAAGAATCAATCCGAAACATTTCGACCATGAAAAAAGTTATCGACCGCCACATTGACAGCATGTCCAAAGGGTTTCGTGAAAAGGTGGAATTGATGGCCCGGAACATTGATATCATCGAAGTCATCAAGCAGGGAGATAAAACAGAACTTCGCAATAAACTCCGTTCACTGATGGCGGAAACTGAATCAGAATTTCTGACCCTGACTGATGCAAACGGCATAGTTCTGGGACGAGCCCATGCCGACAGTTACGGTGACAGCGCAACGTCGCACGGGACTGTGCAGAACGCGCTGCGCGGAAGAGTAACATCCGGTATCATCAAGGGTAAGGAAATACCCTTCTCTCTGCGGGCGACAGCTCCTATCAGAGAAAACGGTCAGATAATCGGAACCATTTCTCTTGGGACCTCCCTTTCAGACGAAAATTTTGTTGACGACATCAAACGCTTCAGCAACCTCGAAGTGACTGTTTTTAACGGCGACACCCGCGAAATGACCACTATTGTGAAAAACAACCGACGTGCAGTGGGTACTAAAATGACTAACCCCGCAGTTACTGCCACTGTTATCGACCAAGGGAAAACATTTCTCGCTCGCAACAATATCCTCGGCATTGACTATCAGACAGCGTACTGGCCTATCAAAGCTATGGACGGGAAGAATATAGGTATGTGGTTCATCGGCATGCCCATTGAGACCATGATCACTGCCCAACACAATGTTGAGATTTCTTCTTTAATGGTTATTTCGGTGATCCTGCCCCTGATCATGCTTGCGGCCTGGCTCTATGCCCGGAAGATGTCCCGCCCCATTGTAGAGGCCACGGGGTACGCCACTCGTGTGGCAGAAGGCGATCTTGATCATGTTCTTGAAATCACTACGCGCGACGAGGTGGGAGTTTTGGCCGACAACCTGAATGCCATGGTTGTCACCCTCAAAGAAAAGATCAACGAAGCTCAGGACCAGACCCGTTTGGCTGCGGAAGAAACTGAAAAAGCACAGCAGGCCACCCACGAAGCAGAGGAAGCACGTAAAGCGGCTGAAAATGCAAGACGCGAAGGTATGCATCAGGCAGCCGGAGAACTTGAAGATGTTGTCGCTATTATATCTACGGCATCTGAAGAACTTTCAGCTCAGATTGAACAATCTGCAACCGGTTCCGACATGCAGTCTCAAAGGACAGCGGAAACGGCAACTGCCATGGAGCAGATGAACGCTTCCGTACTTGAAGTGGCCCGTAACTCGGGTGAAGCCTCTTCAACCGCCGGGGAAGCAAGTGAGACCGCCACCGATGGTGCTGCTGTTGTTAAGAAAATGGTTGAAGAAATCGGAACTGTCCAAAGCTACTCTGAAACCCTTGAAAAAGAGATGGAAGAACTGGGCGTCAGCGCCGAGAAAATCGGGCAGATAATTGATGTAATCTCGGACATTGCCGACCAGACCAACCTGTTGGCTCTCAATGCGGCCATTGAGGCTGCACGGGCCGGGGAAGCCGGACGCGGTTTTGCTGTTGTGGCGGACGAAGTGCGCAAACTGGCTGAAAAAACCATGATCGCCACAAATGAAGTTGAGTCGGCAATCGGCGAAATTCAGCGCGGAACGGAGCAAAGCATCAAGCAATGCTCAAACACTGTCCATGAAATCGGTACCGTATCGGAAATGGCCAAGGAAGCCGGGGATTCCCTGCACGGGATTTTGTCACTTAACGATACTGTTTCCGAGCAGATTCAAGGAATTGCGGCAGCATGTGAGGAACAGTCCGCTACTTCTGAACAAATCAACAGAGCAGTAGATGAGATCAACACCATATCAATGGAAACCAACAGTGCAATGCGCCAGTCTGCAGAGGCTGTTTCAGATCTCGCTATGCAGGCCCAGCAGCTTAAAACCATTATCAATCAGATGAAATCAGCTTAA
- a CDS encoding ATP-binding cassette domain-containing protein, whose translation MNIPIEESAGTTPVLEFKNVSFKWPGGKGLSDVSFAVTSGQFVLISGPSGAGKSTLLRLAVRLEEAELGEIFLQGESIGSIFPPELRARIGFVQQTPTMLPGTVRENLLMPYTFNIRKESTPPSDKELSHWFERLDLGDVSLDSEASDLSVGQQQRLSLIRSVLPKPVAICFDEPTSSLDRESRVRVEEIAEELAAEGIIVLMVNHTSYHPGCPHMHLIVADGKVEVIS comes from the coding sequence TTGAATATACCTATTGAGGAGTCAGCCGGAACTACTCCTGTTCTTGAATTCAAAAATGTTTCTTTCAAATGGCCGGGGGGCAAAGGCTTAAGTGATGTTTCCTTTGCTGTGACTTCCGGGCAGTTTGTACTCATTTCCGGGCCGTCCGGGGCCGGTAAATCAACTTTGCTGCGTCTTGCTGTGCGGCTGGAGGAAGCGGAACTGGGGGAAATTTTTTTACAGGGTGAATCCATTGGTTCCATCTTTCCTCCTGAATTGCGTGCCCGTATCGGGTTTGTGCAGCAGACTCCGACGATGTTACCGGGAACCGTACGTGAAAATCTGCTTATGCCCTATACATTCAACATCAGGAAAGAGAGCACACCTCCTTCAGACAAGGAGCTTTCTCATTGGTTTGAGCGGCTGGACCTTGGTGATGTTTCTTTGGACAGCGAAGCATCGGATCTTTCAGTGGGACAGCAGCAAAGACTTTCTCTGATCCGTTCTGTGCTGCCAAAACCTGTAGCTATCTGTTTTGACGAACCCACCAGTTCTCTTGACCGTGAAAGCCGGGTTCGGGTGGAGGAGATTGCCGAAGAATTGGCTGCGGAAGGGATTATTGTGCTCATGGTCAATCACACCAGCTATCACCCCGGTTGCCCGCACATGCATCTGATTGTTGCTGACGGAAAAGTGGAGGTCATCTCATGA
- a CDS encoding ABC transporter permease: protein MSSEFISISWVQLLISLSLVSVSGVLSIYYKLKLEKDLAIGVLRAFVQLLTMGYLLKILFGLNSAVLVLALYLGMTLFSVNIIHGRVKEKNVSYLMPTGLAVMFSYSLVTILVTKVVIGAHPWWDPQYFIPIGGMIAGNSMNSLALTLERFFSELKNRRNEVEMMLCHGADYKEATVDIFRGALRAGMIPAVNSLMGVGLVFLPGMMTGQILAGADPEEAVRYQIVVMFMLVASTALSSILVLLLVRKRCFSPAMTLLTGNKKG, encoded by the coding sequence ATGAGCAGTGAATTTATTTCCATTTCCTGGGTCCAGTTGCTGATCTCGTTGAGTCTTGTGTCCGTGTCCGGTGTGTTGTCCATTTATTACAAACTCAAGTTGGAAAAGGATCTGGCAATCGGCGTATTGCGGGCATTTGTACAGCTACTGACCATGGGCTATCTGCTGAAAATCCTGTTCGGCTTGAACAGTGCCGTGCTGGTACTGGCTCTTTATCTGGGTATGACCCTGTTCTCGGTCAACATTATCCACGGCCGGGTCAAGGAGAAAAATGTCTCTTACCTCATGCCCACCGGGTTGGCGGTCATGTTCAGCTATTCGTTGGTTACCATTTTGGTTACCAAGGTGGTCATCGGTGCCCATCCGTGGTGGGACCCGCAGTATTTTATTCCTATTGGAGGTATGATTGCGGGTAATTCGATGAATTCTCTGGCCCTTACCCTTGAACGCTTTTTCTCTGAATTGAAGAACCGCCGCAATGAAGTGGAAATGATGCTTTGCCATGGCGCGGATTACAAGGAAGCCACTGTGGATATTTTCCGTGGTGCTTTGCGGGCGGGGATGATCCCGGCTGTAAATTCGTTAATGGGCGTGGGGTTGGTTTTTCTGCCCGGCATGATGACCGGTCAGATTCTGGCCGGAGCCGACCCTGAAGAGGCTGTCCGCTATCAGATTGTGGTCATGTTTATGTTGGTGGCTTCCACAGCATTATCTTCAATTCTAGTCCTGCTGCTGGTTCGTAAGCGTTGTTTTTCTCCGGCCATGACCCTGCTCACGGGCAATAAAAAAGGATAG
- a CDS encoding 4Fe-4S dicluster domain-containing protein has protein sequence MLRIHYSLESDVQKTITDITAPAELNISMRNKILKIKKGQKLAAGQLLAERPSKYGAVCSAALSGKATTVNYHHLTIKSDGGEDCVEPVDVKSMGPGKDLLRTLQELGLNVAVLSSRADNLVINGLNPEPGISVAEQLLKDEKATIEAGLRLAETLITPMHTTLAVAAGSHYELAGAERVFVKPKYPNSLDALVVKKVTGKEFPDDTKVISVMDLYNLGRVYETGMPITDTIMTIGDNNYRVLFGTPVSHICNELGIEVKSGDKVVLDGPFRGEAVYSLDEGVKKGDYGLFVIPEGTFPSIEDATCINCGECVLSCPARILPNMLSRYAEYEMFEMAEKHNLHSCFECGLCSFNCTVRRPILQYIRFAKDQLRTSGQAEKA, from the coding sequence ATGCTTAGAATTCACTATTCCCTTGAATCAGATGTCCAGAAGACTATCACCGACATCACTGCGCCTGCGGAACTCAATATTTCCATGCGCAACAAGATTCTGAAGATCAAGAAAGGCCAGAAGCTTGCAGCAGGGCAACTCCTTGCCGAACGTCCTTCAAAATACGGCGCTGTCTGCAGCGCGGCTCTTTCCGGTAAAGCCACCACGGTCAACTATCATCACCTGACTATCAAGTCCGACGGCGGTGAGGATTGTGTTGAACCTGTTGATGTAAAATCCATGGGACCGGGTAAAGATCTGCTGCGGACTTTGCAGGAACTCGGCCTCAATGTTGCCGTCCTTTCTTCCCGCGCCGACAATCTGGTTATCAACGGTCTTAACCCCGAGCCGGGTATCTCAGTCGCCGAGCAGTTGCTCAAGGATGAGAAAGCGACAATTGAGGCCGGTCTGCGCCTTGCTGAAACATTGATCACCCCGATGCACACCACTTTGGCTGTTGCCGCAGGTTCCCACTATGAGCTTGCCGGGGCGGAGCGTGTTTTCGTAAAACCCAAATATCCCAATTCACTCGACGCCCTTGTGGTCAAGAAAGTCACCGGAAAGGAATTTCCTGATGACACCAAAGTGATCAGCGTCATGGATCTATATAATCTCGGCAGGGTTTACGAAACCGGAATGCCCATCACCGACACAATTATGACCATCGGTGACAATAACTACCGCGTGCTTTTCGGAACTCCGGTGTCCCACATCTGTAATGAGCTGGGTATTGAAGTTAAGTCCGGCGATAAGGTTGTCCTTGACGGTCCTTTCCGTGGTGAAGCTGTTTACAGCCTTGATGAAGGTGTCAAGAAGGGCGATTACGGGTTGTTCGTTATCCCCGAAGGAACCTTCCCTTCCATTGAAGACGCAACCTGCATTAACTGCGGCGAGTGTGTGCTCAGCTGTCCGGCCAGAATCCTGCCGAACATGCTCAGCCGTTATGCCGAGTACGAAATGTTTGAAATGGCTGAAAAGCATAATCTGCACAGCTGTTTTGAATGCGGTCTCTGCTCCTTCAACTGTACCGTCCGCCGTCCCATCCTGCAGTACATCCGTTTTGCAAAGGATCAGCTCCGGACAAGCGGTCAGGCAGAAAAGGCATAG